The following is a genomic window from uncultured Hyphomonas sp..
GCCCAGATGGTGCAGGCCGAGACACTCGTCATCCTGACGTGCGTGGACGGCCTTTACGACCGCAACCCCGAAGAGCCGGGCGCACAGCTGGTCGAAACCGTGAACGACGTGAACGAGTTCCTGGAAGTCACCAAGGGCGTCAGCAGTCTCGGCAGCGGCGGCATGCTGACAAAGATGCAGGCAGCCAACATGGCTCAGAACTCAGGCTGCACCACCATTATCGGGAATGGCGAAGCCGAGCATCCGGTCACCTCCCTGCTCGACGGAACCCGCAAACACACCAGATGTATTGCGCACGACAAACCGGCAACGGACTGGACCGCGTGGCTGACCGACCGCCTTCAGATGGCCGGCAGCATCGTCGTCTCCGAAGCTTCGGCAGATGCGCTTTGCCGGGGGGAGCGCGGCTTGCTGCGCCAGGACATCCAGTCGATCCAGGGCACGTTCGTCCGGGGCGATGTGCTCCACATCTACGATGAAGCGGGTAATGAGCGCGCTCGCGGCCTGTCGAACTTCACCGCGGAAGAGACACTCATTCTCGCGCGCAACAAGGAAATTCCCGCCAAGCAATTGCTCGGCTTCCAGACGAACGCGACGATTGTCAGCCGCGACAATATCGTTGTGCTCGACGGCCGCCACATCCAATGGGACACCCCGCCGGAAAATGAACTGGAGCAGATCGAGGACCGCTAGGTATCGGCCTCACTGATGTCCCCGACTTCCAGAATGGGGGCGGCATCAAGATTGTCCGCATGCATCATGAAGGCAACTTTCTGCATGCTGGCAACCAGTAGCGATTTTTCCCAATCGGCCAGCCCCTCGAAAGTCGCAAGAAACCCTTCCTGAAGCAGTTCGGGAGCATCGACGAGACGTCGCTTGCCTTCTTCGGTGATCACCACTTCAAGGCTTCGCCGGTCGTGCTCGTTGCGCTCACGTACCACCAGTCCGGCACGCACCAGCCTGTCCACGATGGATGTAATCGTTGCCTGGGACAGATGAACCTGCCGCGCGATGTCACTGGGCTTGGCGCGTTTGTCACCCGCCACACTCTGGAGCACCAGGAGCTGAGGCGCCGTCAGTCCGGTATCCTTGGCCAGCTTCTTGGAGTGCATATCAATGGCGCGGGTGATCTTCCGAAGCGCCACAAGCAGATCATGGTATTGGCTCATGGGCCGATGAAATAACCCGCCAGCTGCGCTTGTCCAGATCACAGCACCAGTCCCCGCTTTCGCGCGCGGGCGCTGGGTCCCTGCGTCCCGTGTCCTCCCTGAATTAGAGCCCAGCACCTTCGCCCGGAATCGCCTTCGCGTTCCGGCAAAAATCCTGATTGTGGGACGGCTCAGCTCGTGTCCGGTTCCGGCCAGGCCTTCAGCGCCTCGATCAGCTGCACCGTCAGCCCGCCCGAAACGAGCGCGACAGGTGCTGGCATGCGGTGCACATACGGGACCGGCGGCACATGCGGCCGGGCTTCGCCTGCGGCCTGCCAGCGCTGGATGGTGCGGGCGAGCCGCTTCGCGCGGCGCCTGTGGTGCTTCATCGTGTCCAGCATGGCGTTCCAGCGCGCAATCAGCGGCGCGGCGGGGACAGGGCCGGGCACGGGCAGCGTCACCGGGCCTTTCAGGAAATGCGGGCATGGACGTGAGGGCGCAGGCACCATGGTGAAGATGTAGCGGTATGCTTTGTCTTCTTGTGTCGGCTCATAATAGTTGCTCCCCACGCGCGGCTTCAGCGGCGCCAGTTCCATTTGCAGCGCCAGCAGGAAGATCAGACGGCGGAGCAGCACGGCGAGGCGTTTCAGCTCCGCGCGTACGCGGCGGTTTACCGTTTTCGAGATCGTCTCGGGCGTCTTGTAGAGATCAACATTGACGCCTGTTTCCGCAATGGCGCGGGCGAGTGTGTTGAAGGCCTGGGAGAGGAAAGCGGTGCGGTCTGTCATCGGGACGAGATTGGCATGGCGGGCTTAAGGGGTGGATAGAGATAGGCCCTCACCTCCCACCGCCTGCGGCGGCGGGCCCCTCCTCTCCCAGAGGGAGAGGGGTTTTCTTTCGTCATTGCAACAGGTTCGCGGCGGCGCCGGGTTCACCCCTCTCCCTCTGGGAGAGGCGGGACCCGCGCCCGCAAGGGCGTGGGAGGTGAGGGATTGGCGCTGGACTGTCCCTCGCTACATCTCCGCCATGACCAGAGACGCACGAAACATGACTTCGGCATGATCATGCATGACTTGCCATGACCATGCCGGATCATACCGGACTATAACGGATCAATCGCCCTCTTCGGAGCGGCGGGCGGCTTCGCGGAGGCGGGCGAAGAGGATGGCGGGGTCTTCTTCCGAGACGTCGGCGTCTTCCGGCGAGACATATTGTTCGTCGTCTTCCTCGTCTTCGGCGATGATCGGTTCGAACGGATCTTCTTCTGCGACGCCGGCGGCAGCTTCGCGCTGGATCTCGAACGCTTCTTCGATCTCATCATCGTCCGTGTCATGCGCATCGGAGCGCAGGCGGCCGATCACGGTTTCTCCGCCGACAAGGCTCTGGCCGGGCCAGATCAGCTTGCCCGAGCTGACCGGGATGTAGAGATCGCACCAGCCGCCGAGGCGGCGCGTGCCGCACGGCTTGCCGAGGCGGGCGATGTCACCGGCATTCATGTCGATCTCGATGCGCGGCCCGAAGCCACCGGAAGCCAGACGGATGCCCACCTGCTGGCTGTGGCTTTCGAAGCAGAGCCATGCCCGGGCGAGGCCTTCATCATCCGCCCGCATGGCGATCGGAATGGAGGAGTCGCCCTCTTCCAGCGTGACATGTTCCAGGCTGCCGGAGATCGGCGTGTAGACCTTGTTCGTGGAGACCGGCGCGGACGAGATGCGCACGCGGGTGACAACCGGCGTGTGGAAGCGAAGTTCCGGCGGCGCTTCCATCTGGGTGACGGAGACAACGATGCCGTCACATGGCGCGACGATACCGCTGGCGAGTTCCGGCGGCGTGCGCTGAGACCAGCGGGTCGCCAGAAGGGTCGCAATGAACGCGATGAAGCCGAGCCAGAACAGCGGAGCCCACAGCCAGCCGAGCAGAAGGGCGCCGAGGAATACGGCGAAGGCCACAACGATGCCTTCAATGTCGAAGCCGCCATTCAGCCAGGGCGTGGACTTGTGCTCCAGGTCATCCATGATTCAGCACGCTTTCTTTTCCATCCCTACTTTTCAGGGCCTTACTCGGCCGCGAGCTCGAGATTCGCGCTGCGGGCCTGTCTTTCCCACATATCAGCATATTTCCCGTGCTTTGACAGCAGGGTCGCATGGTCGCCCCGTTCGATCACCTGCCCGGCTTCCAGCACGATGATTTCGTCAGCCGATTTCACCGTGGAGAGGCGGTGCGCCACCATCAGCGTGGTCCGGCCCTGAGCGGCCTCGTCGAGGGCTTCCTGCACGGCCTGTTCCGTGGCGCTGTCGAGGGCGGAGGTCGCTTCGTCCAGCACGAGGATGGCCGGATCGGCGAGGATCACACGGGCGATGCCGACACGCTGTTTCTCGCCGCCGGAGAGCTTCAGGCCGCGTTCGCCGACGCGGGTGTTCCAGCCTTCCGGCAGGGCGTCGATGAAGTCGAGCAGCTGAGCCCGGCGGGCCGTGTCACGCACTTCCTCGTCGGTCGCATCCGGCCGGGCATAGGCGATGTTGCTGCGTATCGTGTCGTTGAAGAGGACCACGTCCTGCGGCACGAGGCCGAGCGCGCGGCGCAGCGATTCCTGCGTCAGCGCCCGCACGTCATGGCCGTCGACCAGAACGCGGCCGGACTGCACATCATAGAAGCGGAACAGGAGCTTCAGCAGGGTCGACTTGCCGGCGCCGGACGTGCCGACGAAAGCGATCTTCTTGCCGGGCTCAAGGTTGAAGCTGACATCCTGCACGCCGACGGCGCGGCCTTCATGGCTGAACGAGACGGCCTCGAAGGCCACGCTGCCGACAGGATGCGCCAGTTCGATGGCGTCCGGCGCGTCGGTGATTTCCGGCTT
Proteins encoded in this region:
- the proB gene encoding glutamate 5-kinase — its product is MPKSKRIVIKIGSSLLANAELLTPRWAFIQQLLNDVKTLRDEGYEVLICSSGAVALGLSAIGESPETAGLRDKQAAAACGMPILLNAYKQVAHEYSFDIAQVLITLKDLEDRRRFLNTKNTVHRLIQAGITPIVNENDSITTEEIRVGDNDRLAAKVAQMVQAETLVILTCVDGLYDRNPEEPGAQLVETVNDVNEFLEVTKGVSSLGSGGMLTKMQAANMAQNSGCTTIIGNGEAEHPVTSLLDGTRKHTRCIAHDKPATDWTAWLTDRLQMAGSIVVSEASADALCRGERGLLRQDIQSIQGTFVRGDVLHIYDEAGNERARGLSNFTAEETLILARNKEIPAKQLLGFQTNATIVSRDNIVVLDGRHIQWDTPPENELEQIEDR
- a CDS encoding MarR family transcriptional regulator, which codes for MSQYHDLLVALRKITRAIDMHSKKLAKDTGLTAPQLLVLQSVAGDKRAKPSDIARQVHLSQATITSIVDRLVRAGLVVRERNEHDRRSLEVVITEEGKRRLVDAPELLQEGFLATFEGLADWEKSLLVASMQKVAFMMHADNLDAAPILEVGDISEADT
- a CDS encoding phosphatidylserine decarboxylase, encoding MDDLEHKSTPWLNGGFDIEGIVVAFAVFLGALLLGWLWAPLFWLGFIAFIATLLATRWSQRTPPELASGIVAPCDGIVVSVTQMEAPPELRFHTPVVTRVRISSAPVSTNKVYTPISGSLEHVTLEEGDSSIPIAMRADDEGLARAWLCFESHSQQVGIRLASGGFGPRIEIDMNAGDIARLGKPCGTRRLGGWCDLYIPVSSGKLIWPGQSLVGGETVIGRLRSDAHDTDDDEIEEAFEIQREAAAGVAEEDPFEPIIAEDEEDDEQYVSPEDADVSEEDPAILFARLREAARRSEEGD